The following proteins come from a genomic window of Plutella xylostella chromosome 22, ilPluXylo3.1, whole genome shotgun sequence:
- the LOC119690480 gene encoding glycogen debranching enzyme isoform X3 has translation MAIERRAGSPRAGSPRAGSPRPGSPRAGSPARGGSPARGGGDGGGAGDAWIEPAPLPAIHIITLNHAEHLDSTIYRFEKGEALQFAPGPSLLGRKVFLYTNYVVTDDPEEGSAEFVRNQYYLLPWWRDPDVIPAAGDEAGGAGDAWGDDAGGAGAELLGSGLVVSDTDMYCELQLRRAGVFHFYFVYESTATGLGPAGSGFFHVAPTLAPGGAPLPLAGLAVQTVLSKCLGPLERWDQALAVSRDAGYNAVHFTPVQERGGSDSGYSLAEQRRLDPQFRADPADLAALLQRMRSEWHMVSICDVVLNHTANESSWLWEHPEAAYSCLTTPRLRPAALLDAALARLGAAVAAGHHAPALPPAISQESHLEALRHVLSSAVLPELRLHELFCCDADALLQAFTAQARRRVPPAGGAGGAAGGTGGDAGAELRLVQDPQYRRLKSTVDMDLALQLYNVYWAECYDEEARVRRCAESLRARLQALNQAAAAQLEAHLAAAINNIVAGVRYHYIQADGPKLGEVSEKNPLVPKYFTWPAGSLASGAAAEAAVWGAAAGRVCAHNGWVMDIDPLLDFAADTQVYLRRELIAWADSVKLRYGSRPEDSPYLWAHMREYVETTAELFDGVRLDNCHSTPLHVAEYMMDCARAVNPELLVAAELFTSSELTDALFVNRLGLTMLIREAQSAWDATELGRQLHRWGGPAVGSFTPRRRRPARPAPAPALLLDLTHDNPPPAARRCVLDALPAAALCAAAAAAAGSTRGYDQLLPYQVDVVSERRLYPLAEQAPAGMTAARRALNQLHQQLARDGYCESYVDQLDHDVLAVTRHDPRSRRSVIVVAYTAFSPPAPGARRRPPALRVPGRLLDVLLEAELRDGASAPAPPAAAELLLAPVTHELWMQQHVPLAASAMVEAAAVEGDDTLVTFRELRPGSVLVLRVAPPAAAAAALRELAAPALLQPFRDALRPLSLVDLNALLYRCEAEERAAGGGAYHVPGHGALVYAGLAGAGALLADAAARQDLAHPLAQHLRAGDWLAEHLASRLVREPALRAAGGALGAALAPLGRLPRYLVPCYFERVAGAAARLAARAALARMSRWVRGGCSLTRALALTSVQLVGAVPGADLPPASPALPPPRPPVPAPTLSAGLPHFAVGYMRCWGRDTFIALPGLLLLPGRHAEARWLLLGFAAAARHGLLPNLLNGGAGARYNCRDAAWWWLRALQLYCDHVPDGYQILNEPVSRLFPTDESPPAPPGAADQPLQDVAQEILNRHFQGVVFRERDAGRGIDAHMTERGFTVALGVHPETGFPFGGNDANAGTWMDKMGSSEAAGTRGRPATPRDGSAVELVALAHAAARWLQRAHAAGRYRHAGVARPPPAAAAWTWAQWAERIERHFERSFWVGAESGAGEARPDLVHRRLMYKDSVGASQPWADYQLRCNYVVAMAVSPALFHAAHARAALDTARRLLLGPLGLKTLDPDDWAYAGDYDNDNNSTDPKVAHGFNYHQGPEWGWVLGCYLRARLALGGAGAAGGGAARVEVRAALGGAWAALQASPWRGVPELTQAGGRPCPHACPTQAWSSATLLETLYDLREAERSRALPASD, from the exons ATGGCGATCGAGCGTCGCGCGGGCTCGCCCCGGGCGGGGTCGCCGCGCGCGGGGTCGCCCCGGCCCGGGTCGCCGCGCGCGGGGTCGCCGGCCCGTGGGGGGTCGccggcgcgcgggggcggggacgggggcggcgcgggggacgCGTGGATCGAGCCCGCGCCGCTGCCCGCCATACACATCATCACACTCAACCATGCTGAGCATCTCGACTCTACGATCTACAG GTTCGAGAAGGGCGAGGCGCTGCAGTTCGCGCCGGGCCCGAGCCTGCTGGGCCGCAAGGTCTTCCTCTACACCAACTATGTCGTCACCGATGACC CGGAGGAGGGGTCGGCGGAGTTCGTGCGCAACCAGTACTACCTGCTGCCGTGGTGGCGCGACCCCGACGTGATCCCGGCGGCGGGGGACgaggcggggggcgcgggggacgcGTGGGGGGACgacgcggggggcgcgggggccgaGCTGCTGGGCTCGGGGCTCGTGGTGTCGGACACCGACATGTACTGCGAGCTGCAGCTGCGCCGCGCCGGCGTCTTCCACTTCTACTTCGTCTACGAGTCCAC CGCCACGGGGCTGGGCCCGGCGGGGTCGGGGTTCTTCCACGTGGCGCCGACGCTGGCGCCGGGCGGGGCGCCGCTGCCGCTGGCGGGGCTGGCGGTGCAGACCGTGCTCAGCAAGTGCCTCGGCCCGCTCGAGCGCTGGGACCAGGCGCTCGCCGTCTCGCGCGACGCCGGCTACAATGCG GTGCACTTCACGCCGGTGCAGGAGCGCGGCGGCTCGGACTCGGGCTACAGCCTGGCGGAGCAGCGGCGGCTCGACCCGCAGTTCCGCGCCGACCCCGCCGACCTcgccgcgctgctgcagcgcatGCGCAGCGAGTGGCAc atGGTGTCGATCTGCGACGTGGTGCTGAACCACACGGCGAACGAGAGCTCGTGGCTGTGGGAGCACCCCGAGGCGGCGTACTCGTGCTTGACCACGCCGCGCCTGCGCCCCGCGGCGCTGCTGGACGCGGCGCTGGCGCGGCTCGGGGCCGCCGTGGCCGCCGGCCACCACGCGCCCGCGCTGCCCCCGGCCATCAGCCAGGAGAGCCATCTCGAG gCGCTGCGGCACGTGCTGTCGTCGGCGGTGCTGCCGGAGCTGCGGCTGCACGAGCTGTTCTGCTGCGACGCGGACGCGCTGCTGCAGGCCTTCACGGCGCAGGCGCGGCGCCGCGTGCCGcccgcggggggcgcggggggcgctgCGGGGGGCACGGGGGGAGACGCGGGGGCCGAGCTGCGCCTCGTGCAGGACCCGCAGTACCGCCGGCTCAAGTCCACCGTCGACATGGACCTGGCGCTGCAGCTCTACAACGTTTATTG GGCGGAGTGCTACGACGAGGAGGCGCGCGTGCGGCGCTGCGCGGAGTCGCTGCGGGCGCGGCTGCAGGCGCTCAACcaggccgccgccgcgcagctCGAGGCGCACCTCGCCGCTGCGATAAACAACATCGTCGCCGGCGTACG ATACCATTACATCCAAGCAGACGGGCCTAAACTTGGAGAAGTCAGCGAGAAAAATCCTCTTGTACCAAA ATACTTCACGTGGCCGGCGGGGTCGCTGGCgtcgggcgcggcggcggaggcggcggtgtggggcgcggcggcgggccgcGTGTGCGCGCACAACGGCTGGGTCATGGACATCGACCCCCTGCTGGACTTCGCCGCCGACACGCAGGTGTACCTGCGCCGCGAGCTCATCGCCTGGGCCGACAGCGTCAAGCTCCG CTACGGGTCCCGGCCGGAGGACAGCCCGTACCTGTGGGCGCACATGCGCGAGTACGTGGAAACGACGGCCGAGCTGTTCGACGGCGTGCGCCTCGACAACTGCCACTCCACGCCGCTGCAC GTGGCGGAGTACATGATGGACTGCGCGCGCGCCGTGAACCCCGAGCTGCTGGTGGCGGCCGAGCTGTTCACCAGCAGCGAGCTCACCGACGCGCTGTTCGTCAACCGCCTCGGCCTCACCATGCTCATCCGAG AGGCGCAGTCGGCGTGGGACGCGACGGAGCTGGGCCGGCAGCTGCACCGCTGGGGCGGGCCGGCCGTGGGCTCGTtcacgccgcgccgccgccgccccgcgcgccccgcgcccgcccccgcgctgCTGCTGGACCTCACGCACGACaacccgccgcccgccgcgcgccgctgcGTGCTGGACGCgctgcccgccgccgcgctgtgcgccgccgccgccgccgccgccggctccACGCGCGGCTACGACCAGCTGCTGCCTTACCAG GTGGACGTGGTGTCGGAGCGGCGGCTGTACCCGCTGGCGGAGCAGGCCCCGGCGGGGAtgacggcggcgcggcgcgcgctgaACCAGCTGCACCAGCAGCTCGCGCGCGACGGCTACTGCGAGAGCTACGTGGACCAGCTGGACCACGACGTGCTGGCTGTGACCCGCCACGACCCGCGCAGCCGCCGCAGCGTCATCGTGGTGGCCTACACCGCCTTcagcccgcccgcgcccggcgcgcgccgccgcccgcccgccctgcGCGTGCCGGGCCGCCTGCTGGACGTGCTGCTGGAGGCCGAGCTGCGCGACGGCGCgtccgcccccgcgccccccgccgccgccgagctGCTGCTGGCGCCCGTCACGCACGAGCTGTGGATGCAGCAGCACGTGCCGCTGGCCGCCAGCGCCATggtggaggcggcggcggtggaggGCGACGACACGCTGGTGACGTTCCGCGAGCTGCGGCCCGGCAGCGTGCTGGTGCTGCGCGTGGCGCcgcccgctgccgccgccgccgcgctgcgcGAGCTGGCCGCGCCCGCGCTGCTGCAGCCCTTCCGCGACGCGCTGCGGCCGCTCAGCCTCGTGGACCTCAACGCGCTGCTGTACCGCTGCGAGGCGGAGGagcgcgcggcgggcggcggcgcctaCCACGTGCCGGGCCACGGCGCGCTGGTGTACGCGGGgctggcgggcgcgggcgcgctgctggcggacgcggcggcgcggcaggACCTGGCGCACCCGCTGGCGCAGCACCTGCGCGCCGGCGACTGGCTGGCCGAGCACCTGGCGAGCCGCCTGGTGCGCGAGCCGGCGCtgcgggcggcggggggcgcgctgGGCGCCGCGCTGGCGCCGCTGGGCCGCCTGCCGCGCTACCTGGTGCCGTGCTACTTCGAGCgcgtggcgggcgcggcggcgcggctggcggcgcgcgcggcgctggCCCGCATGTCCCGCTGGGTGCGCGGCGGCTGCTCGCTCACGCGCGCGCTGGCGCTGACCTCGGTGCAGCTGGTGGGCGCGGTGCCCGGGGCGGACCTGCCGCCCGCCTCGcccgcgctgccgccgccgcgcccgcccgtgCCGGCGCCCACGCTGTCGGCGGGCCTGCCGCACTTCGCGGTGGGCTACATGCGCTGCTGGGGCCGCGACACGTTCATCGCGCTGCCGGggctgctgctgctgccggGGCGGCACGCGGAGGCGCGCTGGCTGCTGCTGGGcttcgcggcggcggcgcggcacgGGCTGCTGCCCAACCTGCTCAACGGCGGGGCCGGCGCGCGCTACAACTGCCGCGACGCCGCGTGGTGGTGGCTGCGCGCGCTGCAGCTCTACTGCGACCACGTGCCCGACGGATACCAGATACTCAAT GAGCCGGTGTCGCGGCTGTTCCCGACGGACGAgtccccccccgcgccccccggcGCCGCCGACCAGCCGCTGCAGGACGTGGCGCAGGAGATCCTCAACAGGCACTTCCAG GGCGTGGTGTTCCGCGAGCGCGACGCGGGGCGCGGCATCGACGCGCACATGACGGAGCGCGGGTTCACCGTGGCGCTGGGCGTGCACCCCGAGACCGGCTTCCCCTTCGGCGGCAACGACGCCAACGCGGGCACCTGGATGGACAAGATGGGCTCGTCGGAGGCGGCGGGCACGCGCGGGCGCCCCGCCACGCCGCGCGACGGCAGCGCCGTGGAGCTGGTGGCGCTGGCGCACGCCGCGGCGCGCTGGCTGCAGCGGGCGCACGCCGCCGGGCGCTACCGGCACGCCGGCGtggcgcgcccgccgcccgccgccgccgcctggaCCTGGGCGCAGTGGGCCGAGCGCATCGAGCGACACTTCGAGCGCAGCTTCTGGGTGGGCGCGGAgagcggcgcgggcgaggCGCGGCCCGACCTCGTGCACCGCCGCCTCATGTACAAGGACTCGGTGGGCGCGTCGCAGCCGTGGGCCGACTACCAGCTGCGCTGCAACTACGTGGTGGCCATGGCCGTGTCGCCGGCGCTGTTCCACGCGGCGCACGCGCGGGCCGCGCTGGACACGGCGCGCCGCCTGCTGCTGGGCCCGCTCGGGCTCAAGACGCTCGACCCCGACGACTGGGCCTACGCCGGCGACTACGACAACGACAACAACTCCACCGACCCCAAG GTGGCGCACGGCTTCAACTACCACCAGGGCCCGGAGTGGGGCTGGGTGCTGGGCTGCTACCTACGCGCGCGGCTGGCActgggcggcgcgggggcggcggggggcggggcggcgcgcgTGGAGGTGCGGGCGGCGCTGGGCGGTGCGTGGGCAGCGCTGCAGGCGTCCCCGTGGCGCGGCGTGCCCGAGCTCACGCAGGCGGGCGGCCGGCCGTGTCCCCACGCCTGCCCCACACAAGCCTGGAGCTCCGCTACGCTGCTCGAG ACGCTATACGACCTGCGCGAGGCGGAGCGGTCGCGGGCGCTGCCGGCCAGCGACTGA
- the LOC119690480 gene encoding glycogen debranching enzyme isoform X2, with translation MGSRERADYARMFQEKAVVDKRQMAIERRAGSPRAGSPRAGSPRPGSPRAGSPARGGSPARGGGDGGGAGDAWIEPAPLPAIHIITLNHAEHLDSTIYRFEKGEALQFAPGPSLLGRKVFLYTNYVVTDDPEEGSAEFVRNQYYLLPWWRDPDVIPAAGDEAGGAGDAWGDDAGGAGAELLGSGLVVSDTDMYCELQLRRAGVFHFYFVYESTATGLGPAGSGFFHVAPTLAPGGAPLPLAGLAVQTVLSKCLGPLERWDQALAVSRDAGYNAVHFTPVQERGGSDSGYSLAEQRRLDPQFRADPADLAALLQRMRSEWHMVSICDVVLNHTANESSWLWEHPEAAYSCLTTPRLRPAALLDAALARLGAAVAAGHHAPALPPAISQESHLEALRHVLSSAVLPELRLHELFCCDADALLQAFTAQARRRVPPAGGAGGAAGGTGGDAGAELRLVQDPQYRRLKSTVDMDLALQLYNVYWAECYDEEARVRRCAESLRARLQALNQAAAAQLEAHLAAAINNIVAGVRYHYIQADGPKLGEVSEKNPLVPKYFTWPAGSLASGAAAEAAVWGAAAGRVCAHNGWVMDIDPLLDFAADTQVYLRRELIAWADSVKLRYGSRPEDSPYLWAHMREYVETTAELFDGVRLDNCHSTPLHVAEYMMDCARAVNPELLVAAELFTSSELTDALFVNRLGLTMLIREAQSAWDATELGRQLHRWGGPAVGSFTPRRRRPARPAPAPALLLDLTHDNPPPAARRCVLDALPAAALCAAAAAAAGSTRGYDQLLPYQVDVVSERRLYPLAEQAPAGMTAARRALNQLHQQLARDGYCESYVDQLDHDVLAVTRHDPRSRRSVIVVAYTAFSPPAPGARRRPPALRVPGRLLDVLLEAELRDGASAPAPPAAAELLLAPVTHELWMQQHVPLAASAMVEAAAVEGDDTLVTFRELRPGSVLVLRVAPPAAAAAALRELAAPALLQPFRDALRPLSLVDLNALLYRCEAEERAAGGGAYHVPGHGALVYAGLAGAGALLADAAARQDLAHPLAQHLRAGDWLAEHLASRLVREPALRAAGGALGAALAPLGRLPRYLVPCYFERVAGAAARLAARAALARMSRWVRGGCSLTRALALTSVQLVGAVPGADLPPASPALPPPRPPVPAPTLSAGLPHFAVGYMRCWGRDTFIALPGLLLLPGRHAEARWLLLGFAAAARHGLLPNLLNGGAGARYNCRDAAWWWLRALQLYCDHVPDGYQILNEPVSRLFPTDESPPAPPGAADQPLQDVAQEILNRHFQGVVFRERDAGRGIDAHMTERGFTVALGVHPETGFPFGGNDANAGTWMDKMGSSEAAGTRGRPATPRDGSAVELVALAHAAARWLQRAHAAGRYRHAGVARPPPAAAAWTWAQWAERIERHFERSFWVGAESGAGEARPDLVHRRLMYKDSVGASQPWADYQLRCNYVVAMAVSPALFHAAHARAALDTARRLLLGPLGLKTLDPDDWAYAGDYDNDNNSTDPKVAHGFNYHQGPEWGWVLGCYLRARLALGGAGAAGGGAARVEVRAALGGAWAALQASPWRGVPELTQAGGRPCPHACPTQAWSSATLLETLYDLREAERSRALPASD, from the exons ATGGGCAGCCGCGAGCGCGCAGACTACGCCAGGATGTTCCAGGAGAAGGCCGTCGTGGACAAG AGACAGATGGCGATCGAGCGTCGCGCGGGCTCGCCCCGGGCGGGGTCGCCGCGCGCGGGGTCGCCCCGGCCCGGGTCGCCGCGCGCGGGGTCGCCGGCCCGTGGGGGGTCGccggcgcgcgggggcggggacgggggcggcgcgggggacgCGTGGATCGAGCCCGCGCCGCTGCCCGCCATACACATCATCACACTCAACCATGCTGAGCATCTCGACTCTACGATCTACAG GTTCGAGAAGGGCGAGGCGCTGCAGTTCGCGCCGGGCCCGAGCCTGCTGGGCCGCAAGGTCTTCCTCTACACCAACTATGTCGTCACCGATGACC CGGAGGAGGGGTCGGCGGAGTTCGTGCGCAACCAGTACTACCTGCTGCCGTGGTGGCGCGACCCCGACGTGATCCCGGCGGCGGGGGACgaggcggggggcgcgggggacgcGTGGGGGGACgacgcggggggcgcgggggccgaGCTGCTGGGCTCGGGGCTCGTGGTGTCGGACACCGACATGTACTGCGAGCTGCAGCTGCGCCGCGCCGGCGTCTTCCACTTCTACTTCGTCTACGAGTCCAC CGCCACGGGGCTGGGCCCGGCGGGGTCGGGGTTCTTCCACGTGGCGCCGACGCTGGCGCCGGGCGGGGCGCCGCTGCCGCTGGCGGGGCTGGCGGTGCAGACCGTGCTCAGCAAGTGCCTCGGCCCGCTCGAGCGCTGGGACCAGGCGCTCGCCGTCTCGCGCGACGCCGGCTACAATGCG GTGCACTTCACGCCGGTGCAGGAGCGCGGCGGCTCGGACTCGGGCTACAGCCTGGCGGAGCAGCGGCGGCTCGACCCGCAGTTCCGCGCCGACCCCGCCGACCTcgccgcgctgctgcagcgcatGCGCAGCGAGTGGCAc atGGTGTCGATCTGCGACGTGGTGCTGAACCACACGGCGAACGAGAGCTCGTGGCTGTGGGAGCACCCCGAGGCGGCGTACTCGTGCTTGACCACGCCGCGCCTGCGCCCCGCGGCGCTGCTGGACGCGGCGCTGGCGCGGCTCGGGGCCGCCGTGGCCGCCGGCCACCACGCGCCCGCGCTGCCCCCGGCCATCAGCCAGGAGAGCCATCTCGAG gCGCTGCGGCACGTGCTGTCGTCGGCGGTGCTGCCGGAGCTGCGGCTGCACGAGCTGTTCTGCTGCGACGCGGACGCGCTGCTGCAGGCCTTCACGGCGCAGGCGCGGCGCCGCGTGCCGcccgcggggggcgcggggggcgctgCGGGGGGCACGGGGGGAGACGCGGGGGCCGAGCTGCGCCTCGTGCAGGACCCGCAGTACCGCCGGCTCAAGTCCACCGTCGACATGGACCTGGCGCTGCAGCTCTACAACGTTTATTG GGCGGAGTGCTACGACGAGGAGGCGCGCGTGCGGCGCTGCGCGGAGTCGCTGCGGGCGCGGCTGCAGGCGCTCAACcaggccgccgccgcgcagctCGAGGCGCACCTCGCCGCTGCGATAAACAACATCGTCGCCGGCGTACG ATACCATTACATCCAAGCAGACGGGCCTAAACTTGGAGAAGTCAGCGAGAAAAATCCTCTTGTACCAAA ATACTTCACGTGGCCGGCGGGGTCGCTGGCgtcgggcgcggcggcggaggcggcggtgtggggcgcggcggcgggccgcGTGTGCGCGCACAACGGCTGGGTCATGGACATCGACCCCCTGCTGGACTTCGCCGCCGACACGCAGGTGTACCTGCGCCGCGAGCTCATCGCCTGGGCCGACAGCGTCAAGCTCCG CTACGGGTCCCGGCCGGAGGACAGCCCGTACCTGTGGGCGCACATGCGCGAGTACGTGGAAACGACGGCCGAGCTGTTCGACGGCGTGCGCCTCGACAACTGCCACTCCACGCCGCTGCAC GTGGCGGAGTACATGATGGACTGCGCGCGCGCCGTGAACCCCGAGCTGCTGGTGGCGGCCGAGCTGTTCACCAGCAGCGAGCTCACCGACGCGCTGTTCGTCAACCGCCTCGGCCTCACCATGCTCATCCGAG AGGCGCAGTCGGCGTGGGACGCGACGGAGCTGGGCCGGCAGCTGCACCGCTGGGGCGGGCCGGCCGTGGGCTCGTtcacgccgcgccgccgccgccccgcgcgccccgcgcccgcccccgcgctgCTGCTGGACCTCACGCACGACaacccgccgcccgccgcgcgccgctgcGTGCTGGACGCgctgcccgccgccgcgctgtgcgccgccgccgccgccgccgccggctccACGCGCGGCTACGACCAGCTGCTGCCTTACCAG GTGGACGTGGTGTCGGAGCGGCGGCTGTACCCGCTGGCGGAGCAGGCCCCGGCGGGGAtgacggcggcgcggcgcgcgctgaACCAGCTGCACCAGCAGCTCGCGCGCGACGGCTACTGCGAGAGCTACGTGGACCAGCTGGACCACGACGTGCTGGCTGTGACCCGCCACGACCCGCGCAGCCGCCGCAGCGTCATCGTGGTGGCCTACACCGCCTTcagcccgcccgcgcccggcgcgcgccgccgcccgcccgccctgcGCGTGCCGGGCCGCCTGCTGGACGTGCTGCTGGAGGCCGAGCTGCGCGACGGCGCgtccgcccccgcgccccccgccgccgccgagctGCTGCTGGCGCCCGTCACGCACGAGCTGTGGATGCAGCAGCACGTGCCGCTGGCCGCCAGCGCCATggtggaggcggcggcggtggaggGCGACGACACGCTGGTGACGTTCCGCGAGCTGCGGCCCGGCAGCGTGCTGGTGCTGCGCGTGGCGCcgcccgctgccgccgccgccgcgctgcgcGAGCTGGCCGCGCCCGCGCTGCTGCAGCCCTTCCGCGACGCGCTGCGGCCGCTCAGCCTCGTGGACCTCAACGCGCTGCTGTACCGCTGCGAGGCGGAGGagcgcgcggcgggcggcggcgcctaCCACGTGCCGGGCCACGGCGCGCTGGTGTACGCGGGgctggcgggcgcgggcgcgctgctggcggacgcggcggcgcggcaggACCTGGCGCACCCGCTGGCGCAGCACCTGCGCGCCGGCGACTGGCTGGCCGAGCACCTGGCGAGCCGCCTGGTGCGCGAGCCGGCGCtgcgggcggcggggggcgcgctgGGCGCCGCGCTGGCGCCGCTGGGCCGCCTGCCGCGCTACCTGGTGCCGTGCTACTTCGAGCgcgtggcgggcgcggcggcgcggctggcggcgcgcgcggcgctggCCCGCATGTCCCGCTGGGTGCGCGGCGGCTGCTCGCTCACGCGCGCGCTGGCGCTGACCTCGGTGCAGCTGGTGGGCGCGGTGCCCGGGGCGGACCTGCCGCCCGCCTCGcccgcgctgccgccgccgcgcccgcccgtgCCGGCGCCCACGCTGTCGGCGGGCCTGCCGCACTTCGCGGTGGGCTACATGCGCTGCTGGGGCCGCGACACGTTCATCGCGCTGCCGGggctgctgctgctgccggGGCGGCACGCGGAGGCGCGCTGGCTGCTGCTGGGcttcgcggcggcggcgcggcacgGGCTGCTGCCCAACCTGCTCAACGGCGGGGCCGGCGCGCGCTACAACTGCCGCGACGCCGCGTGGTGGTGGCTGCGCGCGCTGCAGCTCTACTGCGACCACGTGCCCGACGGATACCAGATACTCAAT GAGCCGGTGTCGCGGCTGTTCCCGACGGACGAgtccccccccgcgccccccggcGCCGCCGACCAGCCGCTGCAGGACGTGGCGCAGGAGATCCTCAACAGGCACTTCCAG GGCGTGGTGTTCCGCGAGCGCGACGCGGGGCGCGGCATCGACGCGCACATGACGGAGCGCGGGTTCACCGTGGCGCTGGGCGTGCACCCCGAGACCGGCTTCCCCTTCGGCGGCAACGACGCCAACGCGGGCACCTGGATGGACAAGATGGGCTCGTCGGAGGCGGCGGGCACGCGCGGGCGCCCCGCCACGCCGCGCGACGGCAGCGCCGTGGAGCTGGTGGCGCTGGCGCACGCCGCGGCGCGCTGGCTGCAGCGGGCGCACGCCGCCGGGCGCTACCGGCACGCCGGCGtggcgcgcccgccgcccgccgccgccgcctggaCCTGGGCGCAGTGGGCCGAGCGCATCGAGCGACACTTCGAGCGCAGCTTCTGGGTGGGCGCGGAgagcggcgcgggcgaggCGCGGCCCGACCTCGTGCACCGCCGCCTCATGTACAAGGACTCGGTGGGCGCGTCGCAGCCGTGGGCCGACTACCAGCTGCGCTGCAACTACGTGGTGGCCATGGCCGTGTCGCCGGCGCTGTTCCACGCGGCGCACGCGCGGGCCGCGCTGGACACGGCGCGCCGCCTGCTGCTGGGCCCGCTCGGGCTCAAGACGCTCGACCCCGACGACTGGGCCTACGCCGGCGACTACGACAACGACAACAACTCCACCGACCCCAAG GTGGCGCACGGCTTCAACTACCACCAGGGCCCGGAGTGGGGCTGGGTGCTGGGCTGCTACCTACGCGCGCGGCTGGCActgggcggcgcgggggcggcggggggcggggcggcgcgcgTGGAGGTGCGGGCGGCGCTGGGCGGTGCGTGGGCAGCGCTGCAGGCGTCCCCGTGGCGCGGCGTGCCCGAGCTCACGCAGGCGGGCGGCCGGCCGTGTCCCCACGCCTGCCCCACACAAGCCTGGAGCTCCGCTACGCTGCTCGAG ACGCTATACGACCTGCGCGAGGCGGAGCGGTCGCGGGCGCTGCCGGCCAGCGACTGA